The following proteins are co-located in the Alphaproteobacteria bacterium genome:
- the yejB gene encoding microcin C ABC transporter permease YejB, with product MWPYIFRRLILIVPTLLGIMLINFLLVQFAPGGPIEQIISEIKGNAVSATERIATTQGEVNMSSGSDNKLYRGAAGLDPDLIKKLEHQFGFDKPLLERFFLMMKNYVMFDFGESFFKGRRVIDLILDRMPISISLGLWTMIIIYAISIPLGIMKAVKDGSRFDVWTSLIISVGSAIPAFLFAVLLIILFAGGSYWNWFPARGLVSNNWQELNWIEKILDYFWHLALPLTALLVNSFAGLTLLTKNSFIEQINMQYVMTARAKGLKEKTVLYGHVFRNAMLIVIAGFPGAFIGVLFTGSVLIEVIFSLNGLGLLGYEAAINRDYPVMFGTLYFFTLLGLILNIVGDICYTLVDPRINFEALGK from the coding sequence ATGTGGCCTTATATTTTTAGAAGATTAATTTTAATTGTTCCTACTTTATTAGGTATAATGCTTATTAATTTTCTGCTTGTTCAATTTGCGCCTGGTGGACCTATTGAACAAATTATATCTGAAATAAAAGGAAATGCAGTTTCTGCAACAGAACGTATTGCCACCACCCAGGGTGAAGTCAATATGTCATCTGGCAGTGATAATAAGCTTTATCGAGGTGCCGCAGGCTTGGATCCAGATCTTATAAAAAAATTAGAACACCAATTTGGTTTTGATAAACCCTTATTAGAACGATTTTTTCTCATGATGAAAAATTATGTTATGTTCGATTTTGGCGAAAGTTTTTTCAAAGGTCGACGTGTTATAGATTTAATTTTAGATCGAATGCCTATTTCAATATCGTTGGGTCTTTGGACGATGATAATAATTTATGCAATTAGTATTCCTTTGGGTATTATGAAAGCTGTTAAAGATGGATCAAGGTTTGATGTTTGGACATCCTTAATTATTAGTGTCGGAAGTGCTATCCCGGCTTTTCTTTTTGCTGTTTTACTTATCATCTTATTTGCTGGCGGAAGTTATTGGAATTGGTTTCCTGCGCGGGGTTTGGTTTCGAATAATTGGCAGGAATTAAATTGGATAGAAAAAATACTAGATTATTTTTGGCATTTGGCTTTACCTTTAACGGCATTATTGGTGAATTCTTTTGCAGGATTAACATTACTTACAAAAAATTCATTTATTGAACAAATTAATATGCAATATGTGATGACGGCAAGAGCAAAAGGATTAAAAGAAAAAACAGTTTTATATGGGCATGTTTTTCGAAATGCAATGTTAATAGTTATCGCTGGATTTCCAGGTGCCTTTATCGGTGTTCTTTTTACAGGTTCTGTTTTAATTGAGGTTATTTTTTCCTTGAACGGATTGGGACTTTTGGGATATGAAGCTGCTATTAACCGTGATTATCCTGTTATGTTTGGAACACTTTATTTTTTTACTTTGTTAGGTTTAATTTTAAATATTGTGGGTGATATTTGTTACACACTTGTTGATCCCCGAATTAATTTTGAAGCTTTAGGCAAGTAA
- a CDS encoding extracellular solute-binding protein — MFFSIPGIGATEEKFLPPVHALSLDDSIKYSADFKQLDYVNPSAPKGGTIYFSAIGTYDNFNPFILKGSPAAGVGELYETLASSTADDASSEYGLIAESIQVAVDKKSVIFNLRPEAKWHDQQPITADDVVFSFNILKEKGHPQYQTYYRDVDTAEALNSHKVKFTFKTDQNKELAYIVGELPILPKHYWERRSFNDVLLEPPLGSGPYKITGYDMGRSVILERVKDYWGKDLSLNKGRNNWDKIRYDYYLDPTVAFEAFKSGQYDFRLETSAKQWATAYDFPAVKNGNVILEKIKHQLPQGLQAYAFNTRRDLFKDPKVRQALGYVFDFEWSNKNLFFNQYERAYSFFSNSELASQGLPDEEELKILNPFRDQLPPELFTQEYKAPVTDGTGNIRNQLQKALDLLKQAGWVVKDNKLINSKTNQPMVFEILLDNPLFERISQPFVKNLERLGIKATVRTVDSAQYQNRMDHFDFDMIVQTFAQSLSPGNEQRDFWGSASADISGSRNIIGIKNPVIDALVNSIIDAPDRHSLVIRTRALDRVLLWNYYVIPQWYINYHRIAFWNVFGKPEKNPEYQGFDLSSWWIDQDKRQKLGNQKR; from the coding sequence ATGTTTTTTTCTATTCCTGGAATAGGGGCTACAGAAGAAAAATTTTTACCACCTGTTCATGCATTATCTTTAGATGATAGTATAAAATATTCAGCAGATTTTAAGCAGCTTGATTATGTTAACCCCTCTGCCCCTAAAGGAGGGACAATTTATTTTTCAGCAATCGGGACTTATGATAATTTTAACCCTTTTATATTGAAAGGGTCACCAGCTGCTGGGGTTGGTGAATTATATGAAACCTTGGCGAGTTCAACAGCAGATGATGCAAGCAGTGAATATGGTTTAATTGCAGAATCCATACAGGTTGCTGTTGATAAAAAATCCGTTATTTTTAATTTAAGGCCAGAAGCCAAGTGGCATGATCAACAACCTATTACAGCTGATGATGTTGTATTTTCTTTTAATATTCTAAAAGAAAAGGGACACCCACAGTATCAAACCTATTACCGTGATGTCGATACAGCAGAAGCATTAAATTCCCATAAAGTAAAATTCACTTTCAAAACTGATCAAAATAAAGAATTAGCTTATATTGTGGGGGAACTTCCAATATTGCCTAAACATTATTGGGAAAGACGTTCTTTTAATGACGTGTTATTAGAACCACCTTTAGGAAGCGGTCCTTATAAAATTACGGGATATGATATGGGGCGTTCTGTGATTTTGGAGCGTGTTAAAGACTATTGGGGTAAAGACCTTTCTCTTAATAAAGGCAGAAATAATTGGGACAAAATTCGATATGATTACTATTTAGACCCTACAGTTGCTTTTGAAGCCTTTAAATCAGGCCAATATGATTTCCGATTAGAAACAAGTGCCAAACAATGGGCAACCGCCTATGATTTTCCAGCAGTTAAAAATGGTAATGTGATATTGGAAAAAATAAAACATCAATTACCTCAAGGGTTACAAGCTTATGCTTTTAATACTCGACGTGACTTGTTTAAAGATCCTAAGGTACGTCAAGCCTTGGGATATGTTTTTGATTTTGAATGGAGCAATAAAAATCTTTTCTTTAATCAGTATGAGCGTGCATATAGTTTCTTTTCAAATAGCGAATTAGCTTCCCAAGGATTACCAGATGAAGAAGAATTAAAGATACTTAATCCTTTTAGGGATCAGTTGCCTCCTGAATTGTTTACCCAGGAATATAAAGCGCCAGTTACAGATGGAACAGGTAATATTCGGAATCAACTCCAAAAAGCCTTAGATCTTTTAAAGCAAGCTGGATGGGTTGTTAAAGATAATAAATTGATTAATTCAAAAACAAATCAACCTATGGTTTTTGAAATTTTACTTGATAACCCTCTATTTGAACGTATTAGCCAACCTTTTGTTAAAAATTTAGAACGTTTAGGTATAAAGGCAACAGTCAGAACTGTAGATAGCGCCCAATATCAAAATAGAATGGACCATTTTGATTTTGATATGATCGTCCAAACTTTTGCCCAATCTTTGTCGCCAGGTAACGAACAACGAGATTTTTGGGGATCAGCTAGTGCAGATATTTCTGGAAGTAGAAATATTATAGGTATTAAAAACCCAGTTATTGATGCTTTGGTTAACTCAATTATTGATGCGCCAGATCGACATAGTTTAGTTATTAGGACTAGAGCACTAGATCGAGTATTGTTGTGGAATTATTATGTTATTCCACAATGGTATATAAATTATCATAGAATTGCTTTTTGGAATGTTTTTGGTAAACCAGAAAAAAATCCCGAATATCAAGGATTTGATTTATCGAGCTGGTGGATTGATCAAGATAAAAGACAGAAACTAGGTAACCAAAAACGCTAA